A single Apostichopus japonicus isolate 1M-3 chromosome 11, ASM3797524v1, whole genome shotgun sequence DNA region contains:
- the LOC139976313 gene encoding guanine nucleotide-binding protein subunit beta isoform X1, with the protein MRTRTRHPVLCNFFWQEQTHKVFFNYTFKMNESEALRAEAEKIKNDIRDARKAVQDTSLANATINLEPVGRIQMRTRRTLRGHLAKIYAMHWGSDSRNLVSASQDGKLIVWDSYTTNKVHAIPLRSSWVMTCAYAPSGSFVACGGLDNICSIYSLKTREGNVRVSRELPGHTGYLSCCRFIDDNQIVTSSGDMSCGLWDIETGQQTTAFTGHTGDVMSLSLSPDNRTFVSGACDASAKLWDIRDGMCKQTFTGHESDINAVTFFPNGLAFATGSDDATCRLFDIRADQELIMYSHDNIICGITSVAFSRSGRLLLAGYDDFNCNVWDSLKGDRAGVLAGHDNRVSCLGVTEDGMAVSTGSWDSFLKIWN; encoded by the exons ATGAGAACGAGGACCAGGCATCCAGTACTTTGCAACTTTTTTTGGCAGGAACAGACTCACAAG GTATTTTTTAATTACACATTCAAAATGAATGAATCGGAAGCACTAAGGGCGGAGGCGGAGAAGATCAAAAATGATATTAGG GATGCAAGGAAAGCAGTACAAGATACAAGTTTAGCAAATGCCACAATTAATTTGGAACCAGTAGGTAGAATCCAAATGAGAACACGTCGAACACTCAGAGGCCATTTGGCTAAAATATATGCCATGCATTGGGGGTCAGATTCCAG AAACCTTGTGAGTGCATCACAGGATGGCAAATTGATAGTGTGGGACTCTTATACAACTAACAAG GTGCATGCAATCCCTCTACGCTCAAGCTGGGTGATGACCTGTGCCTATGCTCCATCCGGAAGTTTTGTGGCCTGTGGAGGTCTAGATAACATATGTTCAATCTACAGTCTTAAGACCAGAGAAGGAAATGTTCGAGTTAGTAGAGAACTCCCTGGACATACTG GTTACCTTTCATGCTGCCGGTTCATTGATGACAACCAAATAGTAACTAGTTCAGGTGATATGTCATG TGGCCTTTGGGATATTGAAACTGGACAACAGACCACGGCATTCACAGGGCACACTGGAGATGTAATGAGCTTGTCCCTTTCACCAGATAATCGCACATTTGTATCTGGTGCCTGTGATGCATCTGCAAAGTTATGGGACATTAGAGACGGAATGTGCAAGCAAACATTTACCGGACACGAGTCAGACATTAATGCTGTTACT TTTTTCCCTAATGGCTTAGCATTTGCCACTGGCTCAGATGATGCAACCTGCCGACTTTTTGACATCAGGGCTGATCAAGAATTAATTATGTACTCACATGATAACATTATCTGTGGTATCACATCCGTAGCTTTCTCAAGGAGTGGCCGTTTGCTACTTgcaggatatgatgattttAACTGCAATGTCTGGGATTCTCTCAAAGGTGATCGTGCAG GTGTTTTAGCTGGACATGACAACCGTGTAAGTTGTTTGGGTGTAACAGAGGACGGTATGGCCGTATCAACAGGTAGTTGGGACAGCTTCCTGAAGATCTGGAATTGA
- the LOC139976313 gene encoding guanine nucleotide-binding protein G(I)/G(S)/G(T) subunit beta-1 isoform X2: MNESEALRAEAEKIKNDIRDARKAVQDTSLANATINLEPVGRIQMRTRRTLRGHLAKIYAMHWGSDSRNLVSASQDGKLIVWDSYTTNKVHAIPLRSSWVMTCAYAPSGSFVACGGLDNICSIYSLKTREGNVRVSRELPGHTGYLSCCRFIDDNQIVTSSGDMSCGLWDIETGQQTTAFTGHTGDVMSLSLSPDNRTFVSGACDASAKLWDIRDGMCKQTFTGHESDINAVTFFPNGLAFATGSDDATCRLFDIRADQELIMYSHDNIICGITSVAFSRSGRLLLAGYDDFNCNVWDSLKGDRAGVLAGHDNRVSCLGVTEDGMAVSTGSWDSFLKIWN; the protein is encoded by the exons ATGAATGAATCGGAAGCACTAAGGGCGGAGGCGGAGAAGATCAAAAATGATATTAGG GATGCAAGGAAAGCAGTACAAGATACAAGTTTAGCAAATGCCACAATTAATTTGGAACCAGTAGGTAGAATCCAAATGAGAACACGTCGAACACTCAGAGGCCATTTGGCTAAAATATATGCCATGCATTGGGGGTCAGATTCCAG AAACCTTGTGAGTGCATCACAGGATGGCAAATTGATAGTGTGGGACTCTTATACAACTAACAAG GTGCATGCAATCCCTCTACGCTCAAGCTGGGTGATGACCTGTGCCTATGCTCCATCCGGAAGTTTTGTGGCCTGTGGAGGTCTAGATAACATATGTTCAATCTACAGTCTTAAGACCAGAGAAGGAAATGTTCGAGTTAGTAGAGAACTCCCTGGACATACTG GTTACCTTTCATGCTGCCGGTTCATTGATGACAACCAAATAGTAACTAGTTCAGGTGATATGTCATG TGGCCTTTGGGATATTGAAACTGGACAACAGACCACGGCATTCACAGGGCACACTGGAGATGTAATGAGCTTGTCCCTTTCACCAGATAATCGCACATTTGTATCTGGTGCCTGTGATGCATCTGCAAAGTTATGGGACATTAGAGACGGAATGTGCAAGCAAACATTTACCGGACACGAGTCAGACATTAATGCTGTTACT TTTTTCCCTAATGGCTTAGCATTTGCCACTGGCTCAGATGATGCAACCTGCCGACTTTTTGACATCAGGGCTGATCAAGAATTAATTATGTACTCACATGATAACATTATCTGTGGTATCACATCCGTAGCTTTCTCAAGGAGTGGCCGTTTGCTACTTgcaggatatgatgattttAACTGCAATGTCTGGGATTCTCTCAAAGGTGATCGTGCAG GTGTTTTAGCTGGACATGACAACCGTGTAAGTTGTTTGGGTGTAACAGAGGACGGTATGGCCGTATCAACAGGTAGTTGGGACAGCTTCCTGAAGATCTGGAATTGA